GTGGTGTGACCACCGCGATGGACCACCACTACGTCTTCCCCAAGGGTTCCGGCGACCTCTCCGGCTCGATCATCCGCGCCGCGTCCGAGATGGGTGTCCGCTTCACCCTCGCCCGTGGCTCGATGGACCGCAGCGAGAAGGACGGCGGCCTGCCGCCGGACCACGCGGTCGAGACCCTCGAAGGCGCGCTCGCCGACACCGAGGCGACCGTGAAGAAGTACCACGACTACTCCTTCGACGCGATGACCCAGGTCGCCGTCGCCCCGTGCTCCCCCTTCTCGGTCTCCACCGAGCTGCTGAAGCAGGGCGCCCAGCTGGCCCGCCGCCTGGGTGTGCGCATGCACACGCACGGCTCGGAGACCGTCGAGGAAGAGCAGTTCTGCAAGGAACTGTTCGGCATGGGCCCGACCGACTACTTCGAGTCGACCGGCTGGCTCGGCGAGGACGTGTGGATGGCGCACAGCGTCCACATGAACGACTCCGACATCGCCGCGTTCGCCCGTACCAAGACCGGTGTCGCGCACTGCCCGTCCTCCAACGCGCGTCTGGCCGCCGGCATCGCCCGCGTCCCGGACATGCTCGCCGCCGGTGTCCCGGTCGGCCTCGGCGTGGACGGCACCGCCTCCAACGAGTCGGGCGAGCTGCACACCGAGCTGCGCAACGCGCTCCTCATCAACCGCCTGAACCCGGTCCACCGCGAGCGCGCCCTCAACGCGCGCCAGGCCCTGCGCCTCG
This is a stretch of genomic DNA from Streptomyces sp. NBC_00536. It encodes these proteins:
- a CDS encoding 8-oxoguanine deaminase translates to MAASAAIDGAVERIVIENCAIATVDAKDTEYASGHVVVAGNKIESIGAGKAPENLENVVRRIDGTGHLVTPGLVNTHHHFYQWITRGLATDHNLFNWLVALYPTWARIDEQMTYTAAQGSLAMMAKGGVTTAMDHHYVFPKGSGDLSGSIIRAASEMGVRFTLARGSMDRSEKDGGLPPDHAVETLEGALADTEATVKKYHDYSFDAMTQVAVAPCSPFSVSTELLKQGAQLARRLGVRMHTHGSETVEEEQFCKELFGMGPTDYFESTGWLGEDVWMAHSVHMNDSDIAAFARTKTGVAHCPSSNARLAAGIARVPDMLAAGVPVGLGVDGTASNESGELHTELRNALLINRLNPVHRERALNARQALRLGTYGGAQVLGRADNIGSLEVGKCADLVMWNLSTLAHSSIADPVTALVFGAAAPVTLSLVNGKQIVENNRLLFADEDAIAVSTREEAQRLARISAQA